One window of the Paenibacillus beijingensis genome contains the following:
- a CDS encoding nitrilase family protein: MDNGIKLAVVQCDPKVGVENREHNLKFSEATIRQAAKQGANLILFPELNVTGYVFQNRKEAIAHSEAVNGSSVELWSSLSRELNVYIIGSFVERDGELLYDSSVLIGPNGYIGKYRKTHLWNREKLYFSAGNTGFPVFDTEFGKIAMLICWDIWYPETFRIMAMQGAELICTLNNWVYTPGQLYDETGRCMPVYHTMAAAQANNVYIAAASRIGDERGAKFLGNSLIAGPNGWAVKQATAEEDTILIAEVDLGDSSRRHWSEYNDMLFDRRTDMYDVLLGYKEGRVKAR, from the coding sequence TTAAATTGGCAGTGGTGCAATGCGATCCGAAAGTAGGCGTAGAAAACAGGGAGCACAATTTGAAGTTTTCCGAAGCAACAATCCGTCAAGCGGCAAAACAAGGGGCCAATCTGATCCTGTTTCCGGAACTGAACGTGACGGGTTACGTGTTCCAAAACCGGAAAGAAGCCATTGCCCATAGTGAAGCGGTAAACGGAAGCAGTGTCGAATTATGGTCTTCGCTTAGCCGTGAACTGAACGTTTACATTATCGGCTCCTTCGTGGAAAGAGATGGAGAGCTTCTGTATGACAGCAGTGTTTTGATCGGCCCGAATGGGTATATCGGAAAGTACCGGAAAACGCATTTGTGGAATCGCGAAAAATTGTATTTTAGCGCCGGCAATACAGGCTTTCCCGTATTTGATACGGAATTTGGAAAAATCGCGATGTTGATCTGTTGGGACATCTGGTATCCGGAAACGTTCCGGATTATGGCGATGCAGGGGGCCGAACTGATTTGCACCTTGAACAACTGGGTGTATACCCCCGGGCAATTGTACGATGAAACGGGACGCTGCATGCCTGTTTATCACACGATGGCTGCGGCGCAGGCAAATAATGTGTACATTGCGGCAGCAAGCAGAATCGGGGACGAGCGGGGCGCCAAATTTCTCGGCAACAGCCTGATTGCCGGTCCTAATGGCTGGGCGGTCAAGCAGGCGACTGCAGAGGAAGATACCATTTTGATTGCCGAAGTGGATCTTGGCGATTCAAGCAGAAGACATTGGAGCGAATATAACGACATGCTGTTCGATCGGCGGACCGACATGTACGACGTGCTGCTTGGTTACAAAGAGGGCCGGGTTAAAGCCAGATAA